The Deltaproteobacteria bacterium region CTGAGATGGTTCTAAATCCATGATTCACGCCTGTAATAATAGCCCTGTCTTGTGCAAAACGAATGTCGGACACCACCTTGAGCATGGCGCTTTGAACTGTGGGATCGGAGGTGTTGGAACTTGAAACCACACTCAGGCCCAAAATGGAAATAAGGCTTATCGTGAATATAAGTTCGAGTAAGGAAAATCCCCTTTTATTTTTAATAAATGTTTTCATGATTTATTTAAAATTCGAGTAATAAAAATTTCTCGGATAAACCTCTCCCCTTAATTTGACATCCCCATGATTATTGCTTGCATTCACCCCAAGATTAATCTGAATTCTTCGAACATTACTTACATTTCCATCCTGAATCTGGGCCCCCAGGGAATCGAGATAGGTAAGAGAAAAGGCGCTCAGGTTTTTGGCCAAAAGATCATTGCCCCGGTAGAGATTCAGAATACCTGCATCGGTCTGAGTTCTGAAATTGGTGGCAACGCCTGAAGTATCAATAAAAGAAAGATTGCTGCTTGAAATCGAAACCAGGGCATTAGAATCGATATAGAGCAGCTCCTCAGTAATTCGGTTAATAGCCAGGCGTGCCTGGGAAAGAGCTTCCTTGCGCGAAGTGATGGCAGAATATTGATCGATAGTAATTCCAAACAACGACGCAAAACTCAAGCTGATAATCCCTACCACCACAAGCCCCAAGGTGATTTCAAGCAAACCAAATCCCTTTTGGTTTTTGGCCTTCTTCTGAATGAATTTTAGAAAATGTTTCGGCATAGT contains the following coding sequences:
- a CDS encoding type II secretion system protein, which produces MPKHFLKFIQKKAKNQKGFGLLEITLGLVVVGIISLSFASLFGITIDQYSAITSRKEALSQARLAINRITEELLYIDSNALVSISSSNLSFIDTSGVATNFRTQTDAGILNLYRGNDLLAKNLSAFSLTYLDSLGAQIQDGNVSNVRRIQINLGVNASNNHGDVKLRGEVYPRNFYYSNFK